A DNA window from Mesorhizobium sp. C432A contains the following coding sequences:
- a CDS encoding Lrp/AsnC family transcriptional regulator, with the protein MPRSPSLDSFDLAILAILQRDNTTPQRLIGEAVNLSAPAVQRRIKRMEQSGVIAGNVAVVDPAAVGHPITIFVEVELESERSDLIDAAKRQFSAEPEVQQCYYVTGEADFILVITAADMGAYEALTRRLFFDSKNVRKFRTFVAMDRVRVGLTVPLPG; encoded by the coding sequence TTGCCTCGATCGCCTTCGCTCGACAGTTTCGACCTCGCCATCCTTGCCATCCTGCAGCGGGACAACACGACGCCGCAGCGGCTGATCGGCGAAGCCGTCAACCTGTCGGCGCCGGCGGTGCAGCGGCGCATCAAGCGCATGGAACAGTCCGGCGTCATTGCGGGCAATGTCGCCGTGGTCGACCCGGCGGCGGTCGGCCATCCCATCACCATCTTCGTCGAAGTGGAACTGGAGAGCGAACGCTCGGACCTGATCGACGCGGCCAAGCGGCAATTCTCGGCAGAGCCCGAAGTGCAGCAATGCTACTACGTCACCGGCGAGGCCGACTTCATCCTAGTCATCACCGCGGCCGACATGGGGGCCTATGAGGCCCTGACGCGCAGACTGTTCTTCGACAGCAAGAATGTCCGAAAATTCCGCACCTTCGTTGCCATGGACCGTGTCAGGGTGGGGCTGACGGTGCCTCTGCCGGGATAG
- a CDS encoding molybdopterin oxidoreductase family protein, whose protein sequence is MNQHAKLRIGHSACPHDCPSTCALEVELLDGNRIGRVHGAKSNTYTAGVVCAKVARYADRVHHPDRLLKPLMRAGAKGDGVWKESSWEAALDVVAENFIAAEEKYGSETVWPYFYAGTMGLVQRDGIDRLRHAKKYSGFFGSICTNLAWTGWMMGAGALRGPDPREMAKSDCVVIWGTNAVVTQVNVMTHAIKARKERGARIVVIDVYENATMKQADIGLVLKPGTDGALACAVMHVLFREGMADRAYLERYTDDPKGLEAHLETRTPEWASAITGLAVTEIEAFARLVGTTRKTYFRLGYGFGRQRNGSVNMHAASCIAAVTGAWQYEGGGAFHSNSGIFKLNQDVLEGTAMRDPNIRHLDQSRIGPVLTGAADALYGGPPVTAMLIQNTNPVNVAPEQRLVKHGFLRDDLFTCVHEQFMTDTAKLADVVLPATMFLEHDDVYKGGGNQHITLGPKLIEPPEGPRTNHFVIEQLAQRLGVADRPGFGLTEQQHIDIILGKRGLGSFASLKEDKWVDLQPDFEAAHFIDGFGHADKKFHFRANWSGQAAPNRPPKSMGLFGPVAELPEFPDHVDLIEVADAEHPFRLTTSPARNFLNSTFSETPVSKAKEGRPELLLHPDDAAALGLGDGDRIEVGNRRGEVVLHAKLFEGLKRGVVIAEGIWPNSAHERGEGINVLTGADAPAPYGGAAFHDNKVWLRPAG, encoded by the coding sequence ATGAACCAGCACGCCAAGCTCAGAATCGGCCACTCCGCCTGTCCGCATGATTGCCCTTCGACCTGCGCGCTCGAGGTCGAGCTGCTCGATGGCAACCGCATCGGCCGTGTCCATGGCGCCAAGTCCAATACGTATACGGCTGGCGTCGTCTGCGCCAAGGTCGCGCGCTATGCCGATCGTGTCCATCATCCGGACCGACTGCTGAAGCCGCTGATGCGCGCCGGCGCCAAGGGCGACGGCGTCTGGAAGGAATCCAGCTGGGAAGCGGCACTCGACGTCGTCGCCGAGAACTTCATCGCGGCCGAGGAAAAATACGGCTCCGAGACCGTCTGGCCTTATTTCTATGCCGGCACGATGGGGCTGGTGCAGCGCGACGGCATCGACCGGCTGCGCCATGCGAAAAAATACTCCGGCTTCTTCGGCTCGATCTGCACCAATCTGGCCTGGACCGGCTGGATGATGGGAGCGGGCGCCTTGCGCGGTCCCGATCCGCGCGAGATGGCGAAGTCCGACTGCGTGGTGATCTGGGGCACCAATGCCGTGGTCACGCAGGTCAATGTCATGACCCACGCCATCAAGGCGCGGAAGGAGCGTGGCGCCAGGATCGTCGTCATCGATGTCTACGAGAACGCGACGATGAAGCAGGCCGATATAGGCCTTGTGCTGAAGCCCGGCACCGATGGCGCGCTGGCCTGCGCGGTCATGCATGTGCTGTTCAGGGAAGGCATGGCCGACCGCGCCTATCTCGAAAGATACACCGACGATCCGAAGGGGCTGGAAGCGCATCTGGAGACGCGCACGCCGGAATGGGCTTCCGCCATCACCGGTCTTGCCGTCACCGAGATCGAGGCTTTCGCCCGCCTCGTCGGCACGACGAGGAAAACCTATTTCCGCCTCGGCTATGGCTTTGGGCGTCAGCGCAATGGTTCGGTCAACATGCACGCGGCGTCCTGCATCGCCGCCGTCACCGGCGCCTGGCAATATGAGGGTGGCGGTGCCTTCCATTCCAATTCCGGCATCTTCAAGCTCAACCAGGATGTGCTGGAAGGCACCGCGATGCGCGATCCCAATATTCGCCATCTCGACCAGTCGCGCATCGGTCCGGTGCTGACCGGCGCAGCGGACGCGCTTTACGGTGGCCCGCCGGTGACGGCGATGCTGATCCAGAACACCAACCCGGTGAATGTCGCACCCGAGCAGCGGCTGGTGAAACATGGTTTTCTGCGTGATGACCTGTTCACCTGCGTGCACGAACAGTTCATGACCGACACGGCAAAGCTTGCCGATGTCGTTTTGCCGGCAACGATGTTTCTCGAGCATGACGACGTCTACAAGGGCGGTGGCAACCAGCACATCACGCTCGGTCCCAAGCTGATCGAACCGCCGGAAGGGCCGCGCACCAACCATTTCGTCATCGAGCAATTGGCGCAGCGTCTCGGCGTCGCCGACCGGCCGGGCTTTGGCCTGACCGAGCAGCAGCATATCGACATCATCCTCGGCAAGCGCGGGCTGGGCTCCTTCGCCAGCCTCAAGGAAGACAAATGGGTCGACCTGCAGCCGGATTTCGAGGCGGCGCATTTTATCGATGGTTTCGGCCATGCCGACAAGAAATTTCACTTCCGCGCCAACTGGAGCGGGCAGGCGGCGCCCAACCGGCCGCCGAAAAGCATGGGCCTGTTCGGGCCGGTGGCGGAACTCCCCGAATTCCCCGACCATGTCGACCTGATCGAGGTCGCGGATGCGGAGCATCCGTTCCGGCTGACGACATCACCGGCGCGCAACTTCCTCAATTCGACCTTCTCGGAAACGCCGGTGTCGAAGGCCAAGGAAGGCCGGCCGGAATTGTTGTTGCATCCGGACGACGCTGCCGCGCTTGGCTTGGGCGACGGCGACCGTATCGAGGTCGGCAACCGGCGCGGCGAGGTGGTGCTGCACGCAAAGCTGTTCGAAGGCCTCAAGCGCGGCGTGGTGATCGCCGAGGGCATCTGGCCAAACAGCGCCCATGAGCGTGGCGAAGGCATCAATGTGCTCACCGGCGCCGACGCACCAGCGCCCTATGGCGGTGCGGCCTTCCACGACAACAAGGTCTGGCTGCGGCCGGCTGGCTGA
- a CDS encoding ABC-F family ATP-binding cassette domain-containing protein, with product MLIINDLSLRMAGRLLLDHASLTLPAGTKAGLVGRNGTGKTTLFKAITGDFPSETGSISLPKNTRIGQVAQEAPGTEEPLIEIVLKADLERTALLEEEKTATDAHRIADIHMRLADIDAHSAESRAATILAGLGFDDAAQRRPASSFSGGWRMRVALAAVLFAEPDLLLLDEPTNYLDLEGTLWLENYVSKYPHTVLLISHDRDLLNRAVNSIVHLDQKKLTFWRGGYDQFERQYTEQKELQEKGRVKQEAARKHMESFVERFRAKASKARQAQSRIKALEKMKPIAAIVNDTVRPFSFPEPVKTVASPIIALNNVNVGYTEGQPILKKMTLRIDADDRIALLGANGNGKSTFAKLLSGRLKQESGTMTVAPGLKVAIFAQHQLDDLRPDENAYEHVRRLMPEAPESKVRGRVAQFGLTTEKMNTAAKDLSGGEKARLLMGLSAFEGPNLFILDEPTNHLDIDSRESLIHALNEFPGAVILISHDRHLLEATADRLWLVKDGAVNPYDGDLEDYKTLVTGVSGDRRGKREAEKASKADRRRDAAARRAAFEPLAKEIRATEALMDRIRKRIDLIEDELANPAVYEKDPSTATRLAKERSQLAQQLAGHEEKWLTMSAEYEEGTAE from the coding sequence ATGCTTATCATCAACGATCTTTCGCTCCGCATGGCCGGACGCTTGCTTCTCGATCATGCCTCGCTGACCTTGCCGGCCGGCACCAAGGCCGGCCTCGTCGGCCGCAACGGCACCGGCAAGACGACGCTGTTCAAGGCCATCACCGGCGACTTTCCCTCCGAGACCGGCTCGATAAGCCTGCCCAAGAACACCCGCATCGGCCAGGTGGCGCAGGAAGCGCCCGGCACCGAGGAGCCGCTGATCGAAATCGTGCTCAAGGCCGACCTCGAGCGCACCGCATTGCTCGAGGAGGAAAAGACCGCCACCGACGCGCACCGCATTGCCGACATCCATATGCGGCTGGCGGATATCGATGCGCATTCGGCGGAATCCCGCGCGGCCACCATCCTCGCCGGCCTTGGCTTCGACGACGCCGCGCAGCGCCGCCCGGCCTCGTCCTTCTCCGGCGGCTGGCGCATGCGCGTCGCGCTTGCCGCCGTGCTGTTTGCCGAGCCCGACCTTCTGCTGCTTGACGAGCCGACCAACTATCTCGATCTCGAAGGCACGCTGTGGCTGGAAAACTATGTTTCGAAATACCCGCACACGGTGCTTCTGATTTCGCACGATCGCGACCTGCTCAACCGCGCCGTCAATTCCATCGTTCATCTCGACCAGAAGAAGCTGACCTTCTGGCGCGGCGGCTACGACCAGTTCGAGCGCCAGTACACCGAGCAGAAGGAGTTGCAGGAGAAGGGCCGTGTCAAGCAGGAAGCCGCGCGCAAACACATGGAGTCCTTCGTCGAACGCTTCCGCGCCAAGGCTTCGAAGGCGAGACAGGCGCAGTCGCGCATCAAGGCGCTGGAGAAGATGAAGCCGATCGCGGCGATCGTGAACGACACGGTGAGGCCGTTCTCTTTCCCGGAGCCGGTGAAAACGGTGGCGTCGCCGATCATTGCCTTGAACAACGTCAATGTCGGCTACACCGAGGGCCAGCCGATCCTGAAGAAGATGACGCTGCGCATCGATGCCGACGACCGCATCGCGCTGCTCGGCGCCAACGGCAACGGCAAGTCGACCTTCGCCAAGCTTCTGTCGGGCCGGTTGAAGCAGGAGAGCGGCACCATGACGGTCGCGCCGGGCCTGAAAGTGGCTATCTTCGCGCAGCATCAGCTCGACGATCTCAGGCCTGATGAAAACGCCTATGAGCATGTCCGCCGGCTGATGCCGGAGGCGCCGGAATCCAAGGTACGTGGCCGCGTCGCCCAGTTCGGTCTCACCACCGAGAAGATGAACACCGCCGCCAAGGACCTGTCCGGCGGCGAGAAGGCGCGCCTGCTGATGGGCCTGTCGGCCTTCGAAGGCCCGAACCTGTTCATCCTCGACGAGCCGACCAACCATCTCGACATCGACAGTCGCGAATCGCTGATCCATGCATTGAACGAGTTTCCCGGCGCCGTCATCCTGATCTCGCATGACCGCCATCTGCTGGAAGCGACCGCCGACCGGCTGTGGCTGGTCAAGGACGGGGCGGTCAACCCGTATGACGGCGACCTTGAGGACTACAAGACGCTGGTCACCGGCGTGTCCGGCGACCGACGCGGCAAGCGCGAGGCCGAGAAGGCATCAAAGGCCGATCGCCGCCGCGATGCAGCCGCGCGCCGCGCCGCCTTTGAGCCGCTGGCCAAGGAAATACGCGCCACCGAAGCGCTGATGGACCGCATCCGCAAGCGCATCGACCTGATCGAGGACGAGCTCGCCAACCCGGCCGTCTACGAAAAGGATCCCTCGACCGCGACCCGGCTGGCCAAGGAGCGCTCGCAACTGGCACAGCAGCTTGCCGGTCACGAGGAAAAGTGGCTGACCATGTCGGCCGAGTATGAGGAAGGCACGGCGGAGTGA
- a CDS encoding MucR family transcriptional regulator → MHTIDSKTAIELTADIVSAYVGNNPLPASGLPDLIASVSASVRKLGSIAAVESPALNPAVNPKRSVFPDHIVCLEDGKKFKSLKRHLMTDHGLSPEEYRGKWGLPSDYPMVAPNYSATRSALAKSSGLGRKPAVPAAAAKVTKRKPKA, encoded by the coding sequence TTGCACACCATCGACAGCAAGACCGCTATTGAACTGACTGCTGACATCGTCTCGGCCTATGTCGGCAACAATCCTCTCCCTGCGTCTGGCCTGCCGGATCTGATTGCCAGCGTCAGCGCATCGGTGCGCAAGCTGGGCAGCATTGCCGCCGTGGAAAGCCCCGCGCTGAACCCGGCTGTCAATCCGAAGCGGTCGGTGTTTCCCGACCACATCGTCTGTCTGGAAGATGGCAAGAAATTCAAGTCGCTGAAGCGCCACTTGATGACCGACCATGGTCTCAGCCCGGAGGAATATCGTGGCAAATGGGGCTTGCCGTCGGACTATCCGATGGTGGCGCCGAACTACTCCGCGACCCGTTCGGCACTGGCCAAGTCTTCGGGCCTCGGCCGCAAGCCGGCCGTTCCGGCCGCCGCGGCCAAGGTGACGAAGCGCAAACCCAAAGCCTGA
- a CDS encoding DMT family transporter — MDAGLAVGNIMVGDKDKAPSRRFRDGSGSPSALVFAAGAVALWSTNALVGKSLLASHPVSLVQLLQFCGAALVFAVIHLASRKRGLQDAAFSKGADGTLAPVAVGFIGLVGTMVLQYIAFASMPVIEANLVAYTWPLMVAAAVIVLGKRQRPVLLGLTAVLGFVGVALVISGGRGQPFLQGSIVGYLAAFGSALCMAFYSIAVARLATPSERLLLPSALVGVGLTLLWCIHDGAAWPSSEHLLLGLYLGAGPMGLGYYFWSRALKLEGGGKVAVIAYLTPIASTLLLTLSGERLTLTAIAGAVLVIGSCIAVGIERSEAEHA, encoded by the coding sequence GTGGACGCCGGTTTGGCCGTCGGTAACATCATGGTCGGCGATAAGGACAAGGCACCGTCTCGGCGATTCCGGGATGGATCGGGCTCGCCATCGGCCCTGGTCTTCGCCGCCGGCGCGGTCGCCCTGTGGTCGACCAACGCGCTGGTCGGCAAATCGCTGCTGGCCAGCCATCCGGTGTCGCTGGTGCAGTTGCTGCAATTTTGTGGAGCGGCTCTGGTGTTCGCCGTCATCCATCTGGCGAGCCGGAAGAGGGGCCTGCAAGACGCAGCCTTTTCCAAGGGTGCTGACGGCACCCTGGCGCCGGTCGCGGTCGGCTTTATTGGCCTGGTCGGCACCATGGTGCTGCAATACATCGCCTTTGCGTCCATGCCGGTGATCGAGGCCAATCTCGTCGCCTACACCTGGCCGCTGATGGTCGCGGCGGCGGTCATCGTGCTGGGCAAGCGGCAACGCCCCGTGCTGCTGGGTTTGACTGCCGTGCTCGGCTTTGTCGGCGTGGCGCTGGTGATCTCGGGTGGCCGCGGCCAGCCTTTTCTCCAGGGCAGCATCGTCGGCTATCTCGCTGCCTTCGGCTCGGCGCTGTGCATGGCCTTCTATTCGATTGCGGTCGCCCGCCTGGCCACACCGTCGGAGCGTTTGCTTTTGCCTTCGGCATTGGTCGGCGTCGGCCTGACCTTGCTGTGGTGTATTCACGACGGCGCAGCCTGGCCATCCAGCGAGCACCTCCTGCTTGGCCTCTATCTCGGCGCCGGTCCGATGGGGCTGGGATATTATTTCTGGTCGCGCGCCTTGAAGCTTGAAGGCGGCGGCAAGGTTGCGGTCATCGCCTATCTGACCCCGATCGCATCGACGCTGCTGCTGACACTTTCGGGCGAAAGGCTGACGCTGACCGCGATAGCCGGTGCGGTCCTCGTCATCGGCAGCTGTATTGCGGTGGGCATAGAACGCTCGGAGGCTGAACATGCTTGA
- a CDS encoding LysR substrate-binding domain-containing protein, whose product MRLLSQVNLNSLKIVESAARHRNFTRAGEEQFITASAVSQRVKSLEDQLRFKIFQRGGNAVSLTPEGETYVSRVREALERIVAASMEATGQSQAHVLKISVLPTFAARWLFARLPLFQRQYPEIEMRVSTSYATNEFATSEFDLEIRYGDGSFPDLKADLLFKEDLTPVCSRKLFHEVLGDRPPSKVTPDDLRHFTLLHSDTCTQNWQSWLGFAGASSVLGETKSIYFDSCMMSYEAANAGMGFAVANRAYMASEIRAERLVAPFAVHHPNTAGWYFVCPVTAPYTRKVELFKQWIMAEAALTQCQLDAGIASGPVLRKAIA is encoded by the coding sequence GTGCGTCTGCTCAGTCAGGTCAACCTCAATTCGCTGAAGATTGTCGAAAGTGCCGCCCGGCACCGTAACTTCACGCGCGCCGGCGAAGAGCAGTTTATTACTGCCTCCGCCGTCAGCCAGCGCGTTAAAAGCCTCGAGGACCAGCTGCGCTTCAAGATCTTCCAGCGCGGTGGCAATGCGGTGTCGCTGACACCCGAAGGCGAGACCTATGTGTCGCGCGTTCGCGAGGCGCTGGAGCGCATCGTGGCGGCCAGCATGGAGGCGACCGGACAGTCGCAGGCGCATGTGCTGAAGATTTCGGTGCTGCCGACGTTCGCGGCGCGCTGGCTGTTTGCCCGCCTGCCGCTGTTCCAGCGGCAATATCCCGAAATCGAGATGCGCGTCTCGACCTCCTACGCCACCAATGAGTTCGCCACCTCCGAGTTCGACCTTGAGATCCGCTATGGCGACGGCAGCTTTCCCGACCTCAAAGCGGACCTGCTGTTCAAGGAGGATTTGACGCCGGTGTGCAGCAGGAAGCTGTTCCACGAGGTTCTCGGCGATAGGCCGCCGTCAAAGGTGACGCCCGACGACCTCAGGCATTTCACGCTGCTGCATTCCGACACCTGCACGCAGAACTGGCAGTCGTGGCTGGGTTTTGCCGGCGCGAGTTCCGTGCTCGGCGAGACCAAGAGCATCTATTTCGATTCCTGCATGATGTCCTATGAGGCGGCCAATGCCGGCATGGGCTTTGCAGTCGCCAACCGCGCCTATATGGCGAGCGAGATCCGCGCAGAGAGACTGGTGGCGCCGTTTGCCGTGCATCACCCCAACACCGCCGGCTGGTATTTCGTCTGCCCGGTCACCGCGCCCTACACGCGCAAGGTGGAACTGTTCAAACAGTGGATCATGGCCGAGGCGGCGCTGACGCAGTGCCAGCTGGACGCCGGGATTGCCAGCGGCCCGGTGCTGCGCAAGGCCATTGCCTGA
- a CDS encoding ATP-dependent helicase, with protein sequence MTIAINDSSLRPAYLAKLNAEQRLAVEHGDGQIAGPLLVIAGAGSGKTNTLAHRVAHLIVKGADPRRILLMTFSRRAATEMARRVERIAGEVLGRDASVIADALSWAGTFHGIGARLLRDYALTIGLDPAFTIHDREDSADLMNLARHELGFSKTESRFPTKGTCLAIYSRAVNAQAPLGEVLGSAFPWCAGWAEQLKALFARYVEAKQAQNVLDYDDLLLYWAQMAAEPEIAAHLGSRFDHVLVDEYQDTNRLQASILSALKPDGAGLTVVGDDAQSIYSFRAAEVRNILDFPQQFARAADVIMLERNYRSTVTILAAANAVISEASERFTKNLWSERKSSQRPKLVSVRDEAEQANYVCQAILAEREAGTVLKSQAVLFRASHHGGPLEIELTRRNIPFVKFGGLKFLDAAHVKDVLSVLRFAENPRDRVAGFRVLQLLPGIGPSAASTIVETMATSLDEEMGLARYRPPQRAAEDWPAFVALYSGLRARSGKWPADLEQVRLWYEPHLERIHEDATTRRTDLMQLEQIGSGYASRERFLTELTLDPPDATSDQAGPPHRNEDYLILSTIHSAKGQEWKNVFVLNTVDGCIPADLGVGTKEDIEEERRLLYVAMTRAKDGLHLVTPQRFFTHGQAARGDRHVYASRTRFIPASILGAFEQTSWASVHAKDDPRHRPEVRVDLGARMRGMWK encoded by the coding sequence ATGACCATCGCCATCAATGATTCGTCCTTGCGGCCCGCCTATCTGGCGAAGCTCAACGCCGAGCAGCGGCTCGCTGTCGAACATGGCGACGGCCAGATCGCCGGGCCGCTGCTGGTGATCGCCGGCGCCGGCTCCGGCAAGACCAACACGCTCGCCCACCGGGTCGCGCATCTGATCGTCAAGGGCGCTGATCCCAGACGCATTCTGCTTATGACATTCTCGCGCCGCGCCGCCACCGAAATGGCCAGGCGGGTCGAACGCATCGCCGGCGAGGTGCTGGGCCGAGACGCGTCCGTCATCGCCGACGCGCTGAGCTGGGCCGGTACGTTTCACGGCATCGGCGCCAGGCTATTGCGCGACTATGCGCTGACGATCGGCCTCGACCCGGCCTTTACCATTCACGACCGCGAGGATTCCGCCGACCTGATGAATCTTGCCCGGCATGAACTTGGATTCTCGAAGACCGAAAGCCGTTTTCCGACCAAGGGCACCTGCCTGGCGATCTATTCGCGCGCTGTCAACGCGCAGGCGCCGCTTGGCGAGGTGCTGGGTTCGGCCTTTCCGTGGTGTGCCGGCTGGGCCGAACAACTGAAGGCTCTGTTCGCCCGATATGTCGAGGCCAAGCAGGCGCAGAACGTGCTCGATTACGACGACCTCCTGCTCTACTGGGCGCAAATGGCCGCCGAGCCGGAGATCGCGGCGCATCTGGGCTCGCGTTTCGACCATGTGCTGGTCGACGAATACCAGGACACCAACCGGCTGCAGGCCTCGATCCTTTCGGCGCTGAAGCCGGACGGCGCCGGACTGACAGTGGTGGGCGACGACGCGCAGTCGATCTATTCGTTTCGCGCCGCGGAAGTGCGCAACATCCTCGATTTCCCGCAACAATTCGCGCGAGCCGCCGATGTCATCATGCTGGAGCGCAACTACCGCTCGACCGTGACTATTTTGGCGGCAGCCAACGCGGTCATCTCGGAGGCGTCGGAGCGCTTCACCAAGAACCTCTGGTCGGAGCGCAAATCCTCGCAAAGGCCGAAACTGGTCAGCGTGCGCGACGAGGCCGAGCAGGCGAACTATGTCTGCCAGGCCATCCTGGCCGAGCGCGAGGCCGGCACGGTGCTGAAATCGCAGGCGGTGCTGTTTCGCGCCTCGCACCACGGCGGCCCGCTGGAGATCGAACTGACGCGCCGCAACATCCCCTTCGTCAAGTTCGGCGGGCTCAAATTCCTCGACGCCGCCCACGTCAAGGACGTGCTTTCGGTGCTGCGTTTTGCCGAGAACCCGCGCGACCGCGTCGCCGGCTTCCGCGTGCTGCAGCTCCTGCCCGGCATCGGCCCTTCGGCGGCGAGCACCATCGTCGAGACCATGGCGACATCGCTCGACGAGGAAATGGGGCTGGCCCGCTACCGGCCGCCGCAACGCGCGGCTGAGGACTGGCCAGCCTTCGTTGCGCTTTATTCCGGCCTGCGCGCCCGGTCGGGGAAATGGCCGGCCGATCTCGAACAGGTCAGGCTGTGGTACGAGCCGCATCTTGAGCGCATCCACGAGGATGCGACGACGCGGCGGACCGACCTCATGCAGCTCGAGCAGATCGGTTCCGGCTATGCTTCGCGCGAGCGCTTCCTGACCGAGCTGACGCTGGATCCACCGGATGCGACCAGCGACCAGGCCGGGCCGCCGCACCGCAACGAGGACTATCTGATCCTGTCGACCATTCATTCGGCCAAGGGCCAGGAATGGAAGAACGTCTTCGTGCTCAACACCGTCGATGGCTGCATCCCGGCCGATCTCGGCGTCGGCACCAAGGAAGACATCGAGGAGGAGCGCCGGCTGCTTTACGTCGCTATGACGCGGGCCAAGGACGGCCTGCATCTGGTGACGCCGCAGCGCTTCTTCACCCACGGCCAGGCAGCGCGCGGCGACCGCCACGTCTACGCCTCGCGAACCCGTTTCATCCCGGCCTCGATCCTCGGCGCTTTCGAGCAGACCTCGTGGGCGAGCGTCCACGCCAAGGACGATCCGCGCCACAGACCTGAAGTCCGCGTCGACCTCGGCGCCCGCATGCGCGGCATGTGGAAATAG
- a CDS encoding DUF982 domain-containing protein, with product MHDAMFFTPVAVSVGAGHKRMLASLFDMHDFLTEFPPSRRRLSYGAAVRACEAARAGEISTEAARDALITFAVTAGILWPAVQPAVSVKPVAHGYGGYAV from the coding sequence ATGCACGACGCGATGTTCTTCACCCCGGTTGCCGTTAGCGTTGGCGCCGGCCACAAACGCATGCTCGCCTCGCTGTTCGACATGCATGATTTCCTGACCGAATTTCCGCCGTCACGCCGGCGCCTGAGCTATGGCGCGGCCGTGAGGGCTTGCGAGGCGGCGCGCGCCGGAGAAATCTCGACCGAGGCCGCACGCGATGCCCTGATCACCTTTGCGGTCACGGCAGGCATCCTCTGGCCCGCGGTCCAGCCGGCCGTCTCGGTCAAGCCGGTCGCACACGGTTATGGCGGCTACGCCGTCTGA
- a CDS encoding GGDEF domain-containing protein, translating to MRVDLSPTSLGRVIAVTVVGTAICIAAAFLVDSYNFPSLSPEALRWAQLTDLLLPLVLGGSFFSFLMYKMRQLAIAQKNLSIVAATDSLTAVFNRGAFSMLVEAYLEQARSQAVVDAGALLIVDADHFKTINDRLGHDCGDQALKLIAQTIKAQLRGADIVGRIGGEEFAIFLPGADPSQSWLVAEGIRRRIREVEFAPDGRPCPLSVSIGGVAFSGPTTYADMFLTADRHLYKAKSNGRDQVSFETTGPRALLAGDPTLH from the coding sequence ATGCGGGTCGATCTTTCGCCCACGAGCTTGGGCAGGGTCATAGCAGTCACGGTTGTCGGCACGGCGATCTGTATCGCGGCGGCCTTCCTTGTCGATTCCTACAATTTTCCGTCGCTGTCGCCCGAAGCGTTGCGTTGGGCGCAGCTCACCGACCTGTTGCTGCCGCTCGTGCTGGGTGGATCGTTCTTCTCTTTCCTGATGTACAAGATGCGCCAGCTGGCGATCGCCCAGAAGAATCTGAGCATCGTCGCGGCGACCGACAGCCTGACCGCGGTGTTCAACCGCGGCGCGTTTTCGATGCTGGTCGAGGCCTATCTCGAACAGGCGCGCAGCCAGGCCGTCGTCGATGCCGGCGCCCTGCTGATCGTCGACGCCGATCATTTCAAGACCATCAACGATCGATTGGGCCACGATTGCGGCGATCAGGCGCTCAAGCTGATTGCGCAGACGATCAAGGCCCAGCTGCGCGGCGCCGACATCGTCGGGCGCATCGGCGGCGAGGAGTTCGCCATCTTCCTGCCTGGCGCCGACCCGTCGCAGTCCTGGCTGGTTGCCGAGGGGATCCGGCGGCGCATCCGCGAGGTCGAGTTTGCCCCGGATGGACGGCCCTGTCCGCTCTCGGTGAGCATCGGTGGCGTCGCCTTCAGCGGACCCACCACCTATGCCGACATGTTCCTGACGGCCGACCGGCACCTCTACAAGGCCAAGTCCAACGGCCGCGACCAGGTCAGTTTCGAAACGACCGGGCCGCGCGCCCTGCTGGCCGGTGATCCGACGTTGCATTGA
- a CDS encoding DinB family protein — MKQHFMMFAAYNQWANGRIYDAVAALDEEEFNRDVGAFFGSMMGTLNHLLATDRIWMKRFTGEGDAPTKLDAILHRALPGLKLAREAEDRRIVDWVGGLTEKALSGRFSYMTVSDMRTVSQRLAPALGHVFNHQTHHRGQAHTILTILGRPSVQLDLAFFQRTDEGRAYA, encoded by the coding sequence ATGAAACAGCATTTCATGATGTTCGCGGCCTACAATCAATGGGCCAATGGCCGCATCTACGATGCCGTCGCCGCACTTGACGAAGAAGAGTTCAACCGCGATGTCGGCGCATTTTTCGGCTCGATGATGGGCACGCTCAACCATCTGCTGGCCACCGACCGCATCTGGATGAAACGCTTCACCGGCGAGGGTGACGCGCCGACGAAGCTCGACGCCATCCTGCACCGCGCATTGCCTGGTCTAAAGCTGGCGCGTGAGGCCGAGGACAGGCGGATCGTCGACTGGGTCGGCGGTTTGACCGAAAAGGCTTTGTCCGGCCGCTTCTCCTACATGACCGTTTCCGACATGCGCACCGTCTCGCAGCGGCTGGCGCCGGCGCTGGGACACGTCTTCAACCACCAGACCCATCACCGCGGCCAGGCGCATACCATCCTGACCATTCTCGGCCGGCCTTCGGTGCAGCTCGACCTGGCGTTTTTCCAACGCACCGACGAAGGCCGCGCCTACGCCTGA